The sequence aatataaatacaattatattaaataatactaaatctttatatgtttacattaatattttaataaattaaatggtgATTCGGTTTAATTAGtactttaatataaaaataatgatataaattataataaatttatataaaatgagataaatatacACACATCCGAATAGACCAGAACACATAAAGTGAGCAAACTTTTGTTCTAAACACGAATATAAGaataaaggaataaaaatactttacaCAAAGTATTAGAAAATTCCCCAGCATTACATTATTGCATGTACAATTCGCTGTACGCAACATTAAAACCTTCGCCCCGCACTCGTATTCCTTGCCAGACGGTGCTCAGCAAACCAGATCCCTCAACTCTCTGAGACTGCGAGCGCATCTGAGTTCAGAAAGATGGGTTTGAAGGTGCATCAGTTGAATGTCTCATACACAATTTAACTTCACTTTGTAATTTCTTTGCTTTCTGAAGTTTTTTCTCGGCGGGTTTGGCATGAGTGTGCTTCTCCTTTCTTATCCAATCATGTGTTTGCTGATCTGGGCATGTTCTGGTATGCAGTAGATGTAATTCGTGTGATTTGGGACTTGTATTGGATATGCTGTTCAGAGGGGGTTGCGGCATTGATTGATGAAATTGGTTAAGATCAAGTCTGTAGTGTTGGATCTGTTTATTGGGTTTATGGGTTTTGAGGTTTATACTGATTTGTTGTTGAATCTGTGGAGAAGTTGTTTGggtttactttaatttttcgtTTCTCCGCTTAGATCTGTGTGCAATTGTTGATCAATCTTCTTATTCTCCGTACGTGATTTTGCACTCAGTGAGGCATGTTCTTGGAACTCTGGAAATAGCCCCAGAGCCCATTAGATTGTAATTGTTCGAGGTTTGAACTTCAAGAGGTTCTGAGTTTAGTCCATTATCTTGGATGTCTTGGGTTTCATGTTTATGATTAGATGTATCTGAGTGGAAAATAGAGTGTAGTCTGTGTGAGGATATGTTGTATGGAAGCATCTCTGATCTTTGTTTAAGTACGAGTTAAATCTTGGATCTTTTAACAAGTTGCATTGAATCCTTGTTTGCTGAATTACTAAACCTCAATGCTTGTGCAGAAGTCTTTGTCTAATGCTTAAAAAGTTTATTGTTTTCAGTTGCTACTTTCTTTCCGAGCTTAATCCATGGCTAGTGTGTCCAAACATATGAGATCGATATGAGATCAATTAAGTGAAGCGTAGCTTCTATCTAAGCGAATCATTTGGACACCCAGATTTATTTCTTTGATATTTACGAATGACACTCTGGCAGCTGtgttcttttttcataaaacaacTCCTTGCAATCTGAGAAGTTGTTTTTATGCTGTGAAAATTGCTATCCGTTGACTGAAGTTGAAGCCTAACTTTTCTCTTGCTCCAGGAGGAATTTGAGGAGCATTGTGCAAAAGCCAAGACCTTGCCTCAGAATACCACCAATGAGAACCTGCTAATTCTGTATGGATTATTCAAGCAAGCCACAGTTGGAAACATCAATACAAGTACGTATACCAAATAATTGTTGTCTGTATCACATATCTCTTCTCCTTCTGCAAATTGAAACGAGATTATTTTGTGTCAAATTTCAGGCCGTCCTGGTATGTTTAACATGAAAGACAAGGCAAAGTGGGACGCATGGAAGGCTGTTGAAGGTATTTGATTCGGATTTACCCCCTCAAGAATCTGTATGCTGATCCATGCTATCACTGAATATCTTGAACTTAAGGTTGATCACCATATTGTTTTTCCACTTATGACAGGAAAATCTCAGGATGAAGCAATGGGTGATTATATAACCAAAGTGAAGCAGTTGCTTGAAGAAGCTGCTGCTTCGAGTTGATTACTTGAATTAAGTGCTCATGTGGGAATTACTTGTGCCTGACTTTCTGAAACACTATAATGTCATAAGTTTCGAAGCACTCTGGTTCTCAACGTTCGTAGTCTCCATCTGTTGGTGATCTCTGATCTGTTTATGCTTGAACTGATGTTGCTCTGTACTATGAATCCATGCTATAACAATAATGATgcttttcatgtttttctcTGGTTGAATTTGAGAATTAGCTGTAGAAATGTGCTTGCAGCCCATCTGCCCGATTCAGCAGAACATTTTTTTGGCCTACCCCTCCTTTTTTCTCAAAGATGATTGATATTGGAGGAGATGCTCTGATTCCATAAAGTTACCATAGTTGTTTATCTGTTCCTACTAAAGCCCTCTTGGACCCAATGCCAAAAGCACTATTCCCATTACCT comes from Sesamum indicum cultivar Zhongzhi No. 13 linkage group LG10, S_indicum_v1.0, whole genome shotgun sequence and encodes:
- the LOC105172759 gene encoding acyl-CoA-binding protein, with the protein product MGLKEEFEEHCAKAKTLPQNTTNENLLILYGLFKQATVGNINTSRPGMFNMKDKAKWDAWKAVEGKSQDEAMGDYITKVKQLLEEAAASS